One Pyrus communis chromosome 4, drPyrComm1.1, whole genome shotgun sequence genomic region harbors:
- the LOC137732040 gene encoding uncharacterized protein isoform X1, whose product MTTMNNPPTKKKKGRPSLLDLQKRALLQQQEQNQCPNPRRLSTRRNPTPLDSSPPSNSLAEADDDDERAKKKHKPLLGFNPNSTPTLSPFNSGAYGSDSNAGGENPEAALKISTVHRGSNHMSREEILKATDGSSLLHGSQVESGPTTPLPDKKLLVFILDRLQKRDTRGVFSEPVDPEELPDYQEIIQNPMDFGTVRTKLDHGGYSNLEQFEKDVFLICSNAMEYNAPDTIYFRQARSIQELAKKDFENLRQVNEDGDPKPKIARRGRPPGKSMKKSIEGSPLDRVGPQFVSETTLASGGENPSLSGTYNLRRPAPHKFRSSDALNMGPHGSLNGETGASWLPGWENEFPASVLRSDLKYGKKHFTVDENRRDTYTQALAFGDEPSMFSGCEGEWKQLVAVGLQFEHGYARSLARFAANLGPVAWKVASKKIASVLPVGIKFGPGWIGENETWRMQPFSVREREQRVQSNPASDDHTDKLVPQSTLCSDEARLSEISSGPRSSHVLGGEASWNGSSLHNKHVAYTFPSDLNVKLGAAGLPQMGLQQQQQQQPDLALQL is encoded by the exons ATGACGACGATGAATAATCCTccaaccaaaaagaagaaaggtCGTCCTTCTCTCCTGGATCTCCAGAAACGCGCCCTCCTCCAACAACAGGAGCAGAACCAATGCCCAAACCCTCGCCGTCTATCCACACGCCGGAACCCTACTCCTCTCGATTCATCCCCGCCGTCCAATTCCCTTGCCGAAGCCGATGACGACGATGAGCGCGCAAAGAAGAAGCATAAGCCCCTCCTCGGTTTTAATCCCAATTCGACTCCGACATTGTCGCCCTTTAATTCGGGCGCCTACGGTTCCGATTCGAACGCGGGTGGTGAGAATCCGGAGGCCGCTCTCAAGATCAGCACCGTCCATCGCGGATCTAATCATATG AGCCGTGAAGAGATTTTGAAAGCGACAGACGGTAGCAGTTTATTACATG GGTCGCAGGTGGAGTCCGGTCCCACGACACCTTTGCCAGACAAAAAGTTGCTGGTGTTCATCCTTGATAGGCTTCAAAA AAGGGACACTCGCGGGGTGTTCTCTGAGCCCGTTGATCCAGAAGAG CTTCCTGATTATCAGGAAATCATTCAAAACCCAATGGATTTTGGAACTGTGAGGACGAAACTAGATCATGGAGGTTACTCCAACTTGGAACAGTTTGAG AAAGAtgtgttcttgatatgttcaaATGCAATGGAGTATAATGCACCAGACACTATTTACTTTCGACAG GCACGATCTATACAAGAGCTCGCaaaaaaggactttgaaaaTTTGAGGCAAGTAAACGAAGACGGTGATCCGAAACCAAAAATTGCGAGGAGAGGCAGGCCACCTGGCAAGAGCATGAAAAAGTCAATTGAAGGCTCTCCACTTGATCGTGTAGGTCCTCAATTTGTATCAGAAACTACTCTTGCTTCTGGAGGAGAGAATCCTAGCTTGTCTGGCACATACAATCTAAGACGGCCTGCTCCCCATAAGTTCAGGTCTTCTGATGCATTAAATATGGGCCCCCATGGGTCTCTTAATGGTGAAACTGGTGCTAGTTGGTTGCCTGGCTGGGAGAATGAATTTCCAG CTTCTGTATTGAGGAGTGATCTAAAATATGGAAAGAAACATTTTACAGTAGATGAGAACAGACGCGACACTTATACACAAGCTCTGGCTTTTGGCGATGAGCCATCAATGTTTTCTGGTTGTGAAGGAGAGTGGAAGCAACTTGTGGCG GTAGGTCTACAATTTGAGCATGGTTATGCAAGGAGTCTAGCTCGTTTTGCCGCAAATCTTGGACCTGTTGCTTGGAAGGTTGCTTCAAAGAAAATTGCAAGTGTTTTGCCTGTTGGAATCAAGTTTGGTCCAGGATGGATAGGAGAAAATGAGACATGGAGGATGCAACCGTTTTCAGTCCGTGAGAGGGAACAGAGGGTTCAAAGCAACCCTGCATCTGATGACCACACAGACAAACTTGTACCCCAGAGTACATTATGCTCAGACGAAGCCAGATTGTCAGAAATTTCAAGTGGACCGAGATCTAGCCACGTGCTTGGTGGGGAAGCATCGTGGAATGGTTCATCCTTACACAATAAACATGTTGCTTACACATTCCCCTCGGACTTGAACGTCAAACTGGGTGCCGCAGGCTTACCTCAAATGGGTCTGCAGCAACAACAGCAACAGCAGCCGGATTTAGCTTTGCAGCTTTGA
- the LOC137732040 gene encoding uncharacterized protein isoform X2, whose amino-acid sequence MTTMNNPPTKKKKGRPSLLDLQKRALLQQQEQNQCPNPRRLSTRRNPTPLDSSPPSNSLAEADDDDERAKKKHKPLLGFNPNSTPTLSPFNSGAYGSDSNAGGENPEAALKISTVHRGSNHMSREEILKATDGSSLLHGSQVESGPTTPLPDKKLLVFILDRLQKRDTRGVFSEPVDPEELPDYQEIIQNPMDFGTVRTKLDHGGYSNLEQFEKDVFLICSNAMEYNAPDTIYFRQARSIQELAKKDFENLRQVNEDGDPKPKIARRGRPPGKSMKKSIEGSPLDRVGPQFVSETTLASGGENPSLSGTYNLRRPAPHKFRSSDALNMGPHGSLNGETGASWLPGWENEFPASVLRSDLKYGKKHFTVDENRRDTYTQALAFGDEPSMFSGCEGEWKQLVAVYNLSMVMQGV is encoded by the exons ATGACGACGATGAATAATCCTccaaccaaaaagaagaaaggtCGTCCTTCTCTCCTGGATCTCCAGAAACGCGCCCTCCTCCAACAACAGGAGCAGAACCAATGCCCAAACCCTCGCCGTCTATCCACACGCCGGAACCCTACTCCTCTCGATTCATCCCCGCCGTCCAATTCCCTTGCCGAAGCCGATGACGACGATGAGCGCGCAAAGAAGAAGCATAAGCCCCTCCTCGGTTTTAATCCCAATTCGACTCCGACATTGTCGCCCTTTAATTCGGGCGCCTACGGTTCCGATTCGAACGCGGGTGGTGAGAATCCGGAGGCCGCTCTCAAGATCAGCACCGTCCATCGCGGATCTAATCATATG AGCCGTGAAGAGATTTTGAAAGCGACAGACGGTAGCAGTTTATTACATG GGTCGCAGGTGGAGTCCGGTCCCACGACACCTTTGCCAGACAAAAAGTTGCTGGTGTTCATCCTTGATAGGCTTCAAAA AAGGGACACTCGCGGGGTGTTCTCTGAGCCCGTTGATCCAGAAGAG CTTCCTGATTATCAGGAAATCATTCAAAACCCAATGGATTTTGGAACTGTGAGGACGAAACTAGATCATGGAGGTTACTCCAACTTGGAACAGTTTGAG AAAGAtgtgttcttgatatgttcaaATGCAATGGAGTATAATGCACCAGACACTATTTACTTTCGACAG GCACGATCTATACAAGAGCTCGCaaaaaaggactttgaaaaTTTGAGGCAAGTAAACGAAGACGGTGATCCGAAACCAAAAATTGCGAGGAGAGGCAGGCCACCTGGCAAGAGCATGAAAAAGTCAATTGAAGGCTCTCCACTTGATCGTGTAGGTCCTCAATTTGTATCAGAAACTACTCTTGCTTCTGGAGGAGAGAATCCTAGCTTGTCTGGCACATACAATCTAAGACGGCCTGCTCCCCATAAGTTCAGGTCTTCTGATGCATTAAATATGGGCCCCCATGGGTCTCTTAATGGTGAAACTGGTGCTAGTTGGTTGCCTGGCTGGGAGAATGAATTTCCAG CTTCTGTATTGAGGAGTGATCTAAAATATGGAAAGAAACATTTTACAGTAGATGAGAACAGACGCGACACTTATACACAAGCTCTGGCTTTTGGCGATGAGCCATCAATGTTTTCTGGTTGTGAAGGAGAGTGGAAGCAACTTGTGGCG GTCTACAATTTGAGCATGGTTATGCAAGGAGTCTAG